DNA from Nocardioides yefusunii:
GGCCGAACCAGAAGTGGCGCCCTCGGTCGAGCACCCACCTGGCCTTTCCGTTCATCACACCCATGAGGGTCCGGTCGTCGACGCGTTTGAAGTGGTCAATCACCGCCTGCCCGTCGTAGACCATCGAAGCGGTCACCTGCCCCCGGAACTCGATGTTCCACAGGCTGGCCTCCCCCCGGCCGGCAGCGACGTCGGAGAAGAGTTCCCCGTCCTCACCCCGGCACACCATCGGCTTGACGTCGTCAAGGGCGTCGAACCGCTTGCCGTACCAGCGCGCGCCGTCCAGCAGCGCATGCACGCGGTGGCCGGTGTCGAAGGCGAAACCACGCCACTGACCGAGGATCTCCTCGGGCCGGACGGTCTCGAGTGCGTCCCAGATCTCCTCGAGGTTATCGTGGACCGCGGGGCCCTCTGCCTCACGGATGATCCCGAACCGAGCGGCGGCCTGGATCGCGTTCACCTCAGGCCGATCCTCTTCATCAGCCCCAACT
Protein-coding regions in this window:
- a CDS encoding DUF4334 domain-containing protein — its product is MNAIQAAARFGIIREAEGPAVHDNLEEIWDALETVRPEEILGQWRGFAFDTGHRVHALLDGARWYGKRFDALDDVKPMVCRGEDGELFSDVAAGRGEASLWNIEFRGQVTASMVYDGQAVIDHFKRVDDRTLMGVMNGKARWVLDRGRHFWFGLERD